A region of the Roseiflexus sp. RS-1 genome:
GGCCGGTGTTGCTCGTGCTGGCGGCAACCGGAATCGTGCGCGGGTACAATGCTGCGCGGGCATGGTGCATCCGGCGTGCGATTGTCGTGCCCCGGGGCGGTGATTTTCTCAAACGCGCGCCTCTGGCGGGGTTGCTGATAATGGGCGCAATAGAGATCGGTCAGGTCGTCTGGTACCATCCCTACTATCTGAGTTACTACAATCCCTTGTTCGGCGGCGGTGCGGCAGCGCAGCGCATGTTTCTGATCGGATGGGGAGAGGGTATGGATCAGGTCGGCGCATGGTTGAGTTCACGCCCTGATATCGGGTACGGACCGGTTATCTCGGCGCTCAGACCAACGTTGCAACCGTTCGTTCCGGTCGATGTTCGTGACATCACCGATCTGGGGAAACTGCCGGTCAACTATGCCGTCGTCTATCTGGAGTCGATCCAGCGCGGCGCGCATCCTGATATCTATCGCCAGTTCGAGCCGATGACTCCCATCCATACAATCACCATTCATGGCATCGAATATGCAAAGATCTACCAGTTGCCGCGCCCATACCGGCAGCCGGTCGGCGCGCGCTTCGGCGATGCAATCATGCTCCACGGCGTCTCAGTCGAATATGATCAGAACCATCTGACGGTCACGCCTTCGTGGGGGGCGCTGGCGCCTCCGCAGGGCGATTACGTCGTATTCCTTCAGGTGATCGATGCACAGGGACAGCGGGTTGCCGGTGTGGACGTACCGCCATCCGGCGTTGGGGGGATGCCGACCGGCGCCTGGCTGCCGGGGTAGCAGGCGGCTGTGCCGCTGCCGCTATCGCTGCCGCCCGATCTTCCGACAGGCGAGTACGAGGTTATTCTGGGATTGTACGATGCCGATAGCGGCGAACGGTTGCCTGTCAGCGGCAACTTCGATCCGGCATCCACCGCAATGCGCGCCATCCGGGTGGCCACGTTAACGTATCCGTAAAGGAGGACCGGTTATGAAAAAAGCGCTCGTCCTTTCCGGCGGCGGCGGTCGTGGCGCCTACCACGTCGGCGTGATCGAGGCGCTCGTCGAACGTGGCTGGATGCAGGATGGCGTCGGACCGGATATCATTGCCGGGACCTCGATCGGCGCGATCAATGCTGCGGCGCTGGCGTCTGGTTTGACCGTCGCACAACTGAAAGCGCGCTGGCTCGATATGCACACCGAGGATGTGCATCGACTATCAGGCGATCTGCCAGCGGTCAGTCGACCGCTCGTCCGTTTTCTGATGCGCAGCGTCTTGACCTCAGAAGCGCACGGCGGCGCGAGTGTCGTTTTGCCGCCTGAAGAGCGCAGCATGAGTGCCCAGGGATTGCTCGAGCGCATCGGTCAGGTATTCCGCACGCGCCCATTTCGCAGTCTGCTCGATACTGCTCCCTGGCGTCACACGCTGAGTCGCTGGATGGACTTTGACCGGATCAACGCGCCGGATGCGCCTGCACTGCTGCTGACTGCGACCGATCTCCAGACCGGCGACCTGCGGGTGTTTTGCAATCGACCGCTCCGTGACCACCCGGCTGACCGGATCACTCTTGACCATCTCATGGCGTCGTCGAGCATTCCGACCGTCTATCCCTGGACCGAGATCGATGGTCGCAAGTACTGGGACGGGGCGGTGCTGGCGAATACTCCGTTAGGACCGGTGATCGATCTTGCGGCGGGCGATGATGTCGAGATTGTCGTCGTTATGATGACGCCATGGGATGTCGCGCCGGAAGCGATGCGTCAGCAGTTGCAAAGCGTGCCGGAAGACCTGGTGCAGGCATTATCGTTGACGCTGGATTGGGCGCTGCTGGCATCGTATCGCGCGGCTATCAAGATGCTGCGCGCATACAATCGGCTGGCAGAGGCGGCGCGAAAACTTGAGCGGGCTGCACAGCAAACCGGCGACCCGGCTCTGACTCTGGAAGGAAACATTCCCCGCATCATCGCCGAGCCGCTGGTCATTGCGCCACAGCAGTTGATGCCGCTGGAATGGATTATCGATTACGAAGAGCGCAATCATCTGGCATTGTTCGAGATGGGGCGGAATGACGCCCTGCGCGCACTCGACACGCGCCTGCTCAATCGGTTGCTCGACCAGCCATGATCGATCTGCACATTCACACCAACGCAACACCTCACCACGCGACCTGGACGCCAGACACATTGATGGCAGCGGCGGTGCGCGCCGGATTGCAGGTGATCGCCGTCACCGATCACAACACCACTGCAAGTGTCCGGGCAGTGCAGGAAGCGGGTGGGCGCACCGGCATCCACGTCATCTCCGGCGTGGAGATCGATGCCGGTTTTCCCGCAGGGCAGCGTGATGATCGGCTGCCGTTCAAACTCTGGCATGTCCTCGTATATGGCGCCGATCCGGAACATCCTTCGCTCCTGGCGTTGTGTCGCTCCGTCGATGAGCGCAACCTGGCAGATGCGGACGGGTTGCAGCGACACCTGATCGCAGCAGGATTTCGACTGCCCGGCATCGACGCGATTGAACGTCCGCCACGTGTAGCCGACATTGGCGCGGCGCTCGGACGGGCGAACGATCTTCCCGATCGCGCGCCAGAGGACGACGATGAGAGTGCCGGGATGCGCTATATTCTGACCCGCCTGCCGGGTATGTATCGTCCCCCAGGGGTGGAGGAGATCGTCGCCGTTGCCCGCGAAACCGGCAGTGTGGCGGTGCTGGCGCATCCCGGTCGCTCAAAGGGTGTCTACGCCATCCCGGCGACTGCTGAAGACATCGCCGTAATGGCGGAGGTCGGATTGGATGGCATCGAAGTCTACTACCCGACTCATCGACCGGAACAGATAGCGATGTACCGTCATCTGGCGCAGCAGCACCGATTGCTCATAACCGGCGGGTCGGACTCGCACCATCCGCACCAACCGCTTGCGCGCTGGCCCGCTGCGTGGTGCCGGGCATTTCTTGAGCGTGTCGGGTGTGTTACAAACTGATTACGATTGGCGTTGTGTTGCTGGAAAAGCATTAAGATATGGTAGAATAGGAGTATCATTACCGTGTCCTCCGGCGTTTTCATGCATGAGGTGCAGTGACCAGTCAGGGAAGCCAGACTTGGGATAGAGACGGATCATTCTCTATCTTGATCATATGTCTCTACGGTCAGTCAGGATGGTCGCCAACGGCTCCAGGATATGCAGAGCAATGGAGGGGTGTGTATGTCTGTGACGACGGAACGGTCGCATAATGGCCACAATGCTGATACGGTGCTGATCGTTGAGGATGATGCGGCAACCCGGCGTCTGTACAAGTTCCTGCTGTCGAACGGCGGGTATGTCGTTCTGGAAGCCGAAGACGGCGTGGCGGCAGTCGAAGTGCTCCAGCGTCATCGCTGCGACCTGGTGATTACCGATATGAATATGCCGCGGATGGACGGGCTGGATCTGATCCGGACGATTCGGCGCGATTTTGGTGATATCTATGTTATTCTGATTACGGCGTTCGGCACCCCCGATACCCAAAAGCAGGCTATGCGCCTTGGCGCCAACGACTATCTTGCCAAACCTTTCGACTTCGAAGAACTCGAGCGGCGGGTGCATACCTACTTTCAGAATCGCCCTCGCCCCTCCGCTCCGTAATCGCACCTCCAGGCGACCTGGTTTGACCGCGCGGCAGTCTGCTGGCGCGGTCGTTTCTTTTCGACGCGCATACCCTCGGGCGAATCGACAGGTTCATTGCATGCGCCCCGCAGCCGCTTGATCCCGCCAGAGCCAGGCCATGCGCGCTGATTACAGATGGCGCCACAAACTGGTACGCTCAAAGAAATGCCTGCGCGCTATAATGGCAACCTGGAAGATATGGCATCCACCAACAAGTGAGGCGGTGATGAATCAGTCCCTGTCGACGAATGCCGATCCAGTTTCGATCCTGGTCGTCGAAGACGATCCGATGGTCAATAGTTTCTGCGCACGGTTGTTGCACATGAAAGGGTACAGTGTCAAGACCGTGTTCAACGGGCGAGAAGCGTTGACCATGCTCCAGACAAACCGGTTCGATCTGGTGCTGACCGATCTTCAGATGCCTGAGATGGGCGGTATGGAATTGCTGCGGGAGATGCGCGAACAGCATCCCGATATTGATACCATCATGTTCACCGCATATGCAACCGTGGAAACGGCGCGTGAGGCGCTGAAGCTGGGTGCATTTGATTATCTGACCAAGCCATTCAGTGTCGATGAGCTGGAACGAACGGTGCGGCGCGCCGTCGAGTGGCGGCGGGTGCGCCAGGAACGCCAGCGTCTCTCGGAAGTGGTGGCGCTGTACGAGATCAGCCAGGCATTCACCAGCACCCTCGATACTGAAACGGCAGTGAATGAGATTGTTGGTCTCCTGTGGCGGCGTTTTTCACCGGCAACGCTCTCGCTCTCACTGGTGCATCCTGACGATAACGAGCTGGAACTTCTGGCGCTGCGAGGAACTGCGTCACGTGTTGCTGTCGGCGCACGTATTCCGCTTCAATGCACACCGGGGAAAGAGAGTCTTTGCGAGGATCACCTCCGTCTTACCGGTGCTGCGGTGTCCGTCCCTTCCACGCATGCCGCGCGTTTTGTGTTGCGCAGCAACGACCGGATCGTCGGGGTGCTCGATCTGAGTCGGGCGCCTGATCAACCGGGGTTCGATCAGGATGACCGCACCTTGCTGACGATCTGCGCGTCGCAGATCGCCGCATCGCTCGACAACAGCCGTCTCTATCGCCAGTTGAAACAGCAGAATATCGAGATGATCGCAGCGCTGGCCGCTTCGATCGACGCGCGTGATCCGTACACTGCCGGGCATTCGATGCAGGTGATGCGTTATGCCGTGCGTCTTGGCGAAGTCATTGGTCTCGACGCTGCCCGCATCGAAGCGCTGCGCTACGGCGGGTTGCTGCACGACATCGGCAAAATCGGTGTGCCCGACGCCATCCTGCTGAAACCTGCATCCCTGTCGTCGGAGGAGATGGAAATTATGCGCGCCCATGCGGTTATTGGCGTCGAGATCGTGCGTGGGGTGAAAGCATTGCGCCCGGTGCTGCCGGTTATCCGGCATCATCATGAGCGCATTGATGGCGCCGGCTACCCCGATGGACTGTCCGGCGATCAGATTCCGCTCGAAGCCCGGATCATGGCAATTGCCGACGCCTACGATACGATGACCTCGGAGCGCGCCTACCGTCGCGCAATGACGCAGGACGAGGCAATCGCCGAACTGCGACGATGTCGCGGTGTGCAGTGGGATGCCGATCTGGTCGACCGATTCGTCGAGTTGCTGAAATCTGAGGCTCAGGCATTGCGCCTGCAACCGCGAGCTGCCCAGGCATCGCTCGACCAGAATGTGCTCCACGTTCCTCATCTGTTTGTGTCGCTGGGGGATCTGCACATCGACTAGCATCGCCTGCGACACCCCTACCACGCCCGCAAAAGGCGTGCCAATCTCCGGAGGCGGCAGCGTCTCTCCCGCACGCTGCCGCGTTCCGTCGATCAGGCGCTTGTGCCAGCGTTTGCACAAGCCGTTCCGACACTGATTGTTGATACGATTGGGCAGCAATGCCGCGTCGTCGCTCCGGCGGCGGAACGTTGTCGGGATGTCTTTCGCTTGACAAATGCTTCACCTGTCGGTACCATAAAAAAGAGCGCAGAATTTCTTTGATCAAAATCTATACGTCCCTCTCCGCAGGCGCTCTACACGTGTGCGTTGCACAACAAACAACGCTGATCCGCCAGATCGCCTGATACCGAAGTTTCTTGCTGCAACGAAAGGATCGGTTCAGTGAAGATTTCCGGTAGCTACACGATTGACGCGCCACGCGACGTCGTGTGGGAGGCGCTGAACGATATCGAGGTGCTGGCGCGGTGTGTTCCAGGTTGCGAGCGTCTGGAACAGGTCGGCGACAATGAGTACGAAGGGACGATCAAGATCGGCATCCAGGCAATCCGTGGCGTGTATAGCGGTCGCATCCGTATTGAAGACATTGATCCGCCGAACCACTATAAACTGATCGCCAGCGGGAAAAGCGCCAACGGCGTGGTCGACGGGGTCGGCACCGTTGATCTCGTGGCGCAGGATGGGAAGACGTTGCTCATGTATGGCGGCGAGGCGCAGGTCGGCGGTACGCTGGCAAGCGTCGGGCAGCGCCTGATCGAAGGCGCTTCGCGTCAACTGATCAACCAGTCGCTCAAGGCGCTTGCCGA
Encoded here:
- a CDS encoding SRPBCC family protein, which encodes MKISGSYTIDAPRDVVWEALNDIEVLARCVPGCERLEQVGDNEYEGTIKIGIQAIRGVYSGRIRIEDIDPPNHYKLIASGKSANGVVDGVGTVDLVAQDGKTLLMYGGEAQVGGTLASVGQRLIEGASRQLINQSLKALAEQVATRVAAPVAAAAEAPAAPSAAEAPAAPAAAVAETPAAPPPPTPERRTVVVPPEEQLRPESVVFGIINDFISERPWAPWIVVAFLLGYILGRSRSRRER
- a CDS encoding response regulator, translating into MSVTTERSHNGHNADTVLIVEDDAATRRLYKFLLSNGGYVVLEAEDGVAAVEVLQRHRCDLVITDMNMPRMDGLDLIRTIRRDFGDIYVILITAFGTPDTQKQAMRLGANDYLAKPFDFEELERRVHTYFQNRPRPSAP
- a CDS encoding PHP domain-containing protein is translated as MIDLHIHTNATPHHATWTPDTLMAAAVRAGLQVIAVTDHNTTASVRAVQEAGGRTGIHVISGVEIDAGFPAGQRDDRLPFKLWHVLVYGADPEHPSLLALCRSVDERNLADADGLQRHLIAAGFRLPGIDAIERPPRVADIGAALGRANDLPDRAPEDDDESAGMRYILTRLPGMYRPPGVEEIVAVARETGSVAVLAHPGRSKGVYAIPATAEDIAVMAEVGLDGIEVYYPTHRPEQIAMYRHLAQQHRLLITGGSDSHHPHQPLARWPAAWCRAFLERVGCVTN
- a CDS encoding HD domain-containing phosphohydrolase: MNQSLSTNADPVSILVVEDDPMVNSFCARLLHMKGYSVKTVFNGREALTMLQTNRFDLVLTDLQMPEMGGMELLREMREQHPDIDTIMFTAYATVETAREALKLGAFDYLTKPFSVDELERTVRRAVEWRRVRQERQRLSEVVALYEISQAFTSTLDTETAVNEIVGLLWRRFSPATLSLSLVHPDDNELELLALRGTASRVAVGARIPLQCTPGKESLCEDHLRLTGAAVSVPSTHAARFVLRSNDRIVGVLDLSRAPDQPGFDQDDRTLLTICASQIAASLDNSRLYRQLKQQNIEMIAALAASIDARDPYTAGHSMQVMRYAVRLGEVIGLDAARIEALRYGGLLHDIGKIGVPDAILLKPASLSSEEMEIMRAHAVIGVEIVRGVKALRPVLPVIRHHHERIDGAGYPDGLSGDQIPLEARIMAIADAYDTMTSERAYRRAMTQDEAIAELRRCRGVQWDADLVDRFVELLKSEAQALRLQPRAAQASLDQNVLHVPHLFVSLGDLHID
- a CDS encoding patatin-like phospholipase family protein — translated: MKKALVLSGGGGRGAYHVGVIEALVERGWMQDGVGPDIIAGTSIGAINAAALASGLTVAQLKARWLDMHTEDVHRLSGDLPAVSRPLVRFLMRSVLTSEAHGGASVVLPPEERSMSAQGLLERIGQVFRTRPFRSLLDTAPWRHTLSRWMDFDRINAPDAPALLLTATDLQTGDLRVFCNRPLRDHPADRITLDHLMASSSIPTVYPWTEIDGRKYWDGAVLANTPLGPVIDLAAGDDVEIVVVMMTPWDVAPEAMRQQLQSVPEDLVQALSLTLDWALLASYRAAIKMLRAYNRLAEAARKLERAAQQTGDPALTLEGNIPRIIAEPLVIAPQQLMPLEWIIDYEERNHLALFEMGRNDALRALDTRLLNRLLDQP